The following is a genomic window from Rhododendron vialii isolate Sample 1 chromosome 9a, ASM3025357v1.
tgagcttcatttttagagggaaagaaaaagaaagagtttgtggccgaagaaaatgagatatagaacacgcgaagaaaataccatttgaaacacgcgtgtacataaattttagaaccagttaacttatgtggtgtgatatccacaaattttgattattgaaaaaggttgctaattttggttatccaaagcccaaaatttgattatttctaagaatgttgttaagtttgattataccattgtgagccatcttttacccgaacattgttaactttaaaaataatttgcttttgattatgccactgtggatggcctaagagcaTCTGCATTAGGCTCGTTTTCTTCTCCTATAAAACTATAATAACGagtagaagggaaaaaaatatagtgTATTAGCCTCTCTTGTTGCTCAGTTAAAGAAACAAATGCTACAGTTCCTCGACTCTTGTAAAGAGCAACTGTTCATAGGCTAAACCAATATTTTATTGCTTTTTAATGTGTTCGTCTCACATGGCTCTGGCATGACTTCCTTCTCAAGCACTAAAAACAAAAGTACTAGattattgaattttaaaaatctcaaaatataATGGGTTTGATGTTTAGAGcaatactctctccatcccaaattgttaGTTCTATACAAAAATACTGCaatttttagattaaaaaataaagtacttccgtgcataatttttaaaattatttgacACCAAATTTGAGATATCAGttagttttttaatttggtgtcaagaaacttgaaaaattatgtaagaaagtacttgattttttgatccaaaaattaAACGTCTATTCATATGAGACTAATAATTTGGACCAAATGGAGTAAAATATGACTcaggaaaataataaaattgactTTTTAAGTTATaattttacttaaatttgttGAGGCTGATATGAATGCTTTTAAAATATAGCCATTGTAACAATATAGCCTCAATTGAGTATTACTTttgagaagaaataaaaaaaaaatagcgttTTAATACTCCCCTGTCCcatttttaaagtccagtattccattttggactgccttaataagtgtctattttgtaaagttagtagataaaagttggtatatttttcattttgctactaaaagtagattccattttgaaaaattagtgagtaaaagtgtaataatgatgtctctAGAGAGGGTAAATAGAAAAAATGGAGGTAAAAGatgatgtgaaatgtataatgatgatgttttcttaataaattgaaattatgaagtgagacatttaaaaagggatggagggagaaTTATATTGGAAGAAtgaaataatatattaatagGTCATAAGTTAGAATAGAGAGTCTCTGATGCAGTATACAtttaaaagtgaataactaaagtaataaagtgacatTTTTTAAGAGGTAATTTGGTCTAAAATTTAAAGAGTGATGCATATGCTAtaagtttgattatttcaatgtgagtatttttttgagcaaatattgctaatCTTAACAACCTTTGGATTTTGGTTAGTCCACTATAGATACTCTTAGGCTCCATTCCATTAATGTTCTCATATttaaatactttatttttactgtatgagacatgtcattctttcAAAATGTATCACGTTTAATTTAAAAGattagtacttatttgaaaactTCAAATATGTACTAATCTTAGTTAGTAGATTAGACAAGATTTTTCACAACACCTCTTACTTCATTTTTACTACGTGACActcttgagattttttttaataacataCATCTACAAAGAGACCCACAGGATGCTCAAAAAAGGGctaaaatttgattaatggCTAAGAGAtcgttaagtttgattatttcaacgagaacttttttttttaaacaaacatTACTAATTCtaacaactttttgattttgattattccactacAGATgctctaaggccatccacagtagtataatcaaaagcaaattatttttaaagttaataatgtttgtgtaaaagatggctcacaatggtataatcaaacttaacaacattcttaaaaataatcaaattttggactttgaataaccaaaactagaaacctttttcaataatcaaaatttgtagatctcacaccacataagtttaACTTGTTTAAAAATTTGTATATATGCGTGTTTCAAATGCtattttcttctcctcttcgcctgttctatatctcattttcttcacccacaaactatttttctttctttctttccaaaagtgaagttatatctttcgatcatttataattcaactcattgtcgccagattaaggtatttcactttttttttctgcttccattttttttttccgttcctCTCCCCGTGGTTGAGtacattatttttcaaatctgatttttttttagtacattattttttttccaaattcataatatgagggatggaagtcaccaatttcttccccaaaattaatGGAGgtaattgatatatttttgccaaaaaaaaaacagtaatggagggaagtgatcaatggtggaaaacataaggggagagagagtaaaattgtagtggaccccttattttggttatggactagaagtggccattgtggacctcaacattgttaagcttagcaacattttaaatggataatcaaaagctgatgtgtcaacttttggttattcatttttgattatactactgtggacGGCCTAATTGGTTGAATTACCTCTGCTTGACTTGCTAACTTGGTTAGTTACCTGTCACCATGAATGTGGCCCAAGAAAAAGACAAGGCCATTTGAATTAGCCCGAGCCCATTTAAACTACTATTCCTAAGCTACCCAAGTCCACACCATTATTGGCCCAGTAACATACTGGCAGGCCCTTAATCTACTATCCGATGGGCCCAAGCTCCTGCAGattataaaaaatttagctttgatcgccatctctctctctctctctctctctctctctctgtgtgtgtaaACTTAAACCCTAATATACCATGCGATCTCTTCACAAACTCACCCCTAAACCCCCAAATCCCACTTCTCTCTTCCACATCTCTCCTCGCCTCCTCACCACCCATAACCCAAACCCCTCCTCCGCCCACTACGACGACCTCATCGACGCCGCCGGCCGCAACAGGGACTTCGCCACCGTCTGCCGCCTCCTCAACAAGCGTTTCAAAGAAGGCTTCTTCAACACCAGCAAAACCTTCAACTTCATCTCCACCGACTTGTCCCTCGTCGACGACCTCTCCGAAGCCCTAAGGGATCTCGACAGAGGCTTCACCCGCAAGGGCGCGTACGACGCGCTCGTCGCTCGCCTCTGCAGGCTGCAGCGCGTCGACGAAGCCCTGGGCGTGGCGGAGGAAATGCTGAGGGACAAGCACGGCGCGAACGCGTGCACGTTCCACCCCATTCTCAACGCGCTGAGCAAAAAGCAGAAGATGGACGAGGCGTGGCGCGTGGTGGAGCTGATGAGAGCGAATCGCGTTTCGCCAGATGTAACGGCGTACAACTTCTTACTGACGGCGTACTGTTTCGCCGGAGAGTTGTCGTCGGCGGCGGAGTTGCTGAtgaggatggaggagcaggggCTGGGGGCGGACTCGAGGACGTACGACGCGCTGGTGCTGGGCGCGTGCAGGGCGGGGAAGGTGGAGGGTGCTCTGGTGGTGCTGAGGCGGATGGAGGATGATGGAGTGCCAGCGCTGTACTCCACGCATGCGCACGTTATCAGTGGGCTGTTGAAGTTGGGGTATTATGCGCAGGCGGTGGAGTTTGTGGTGAGCTGTGGAGGGAGGGATATGGCGTTGGATACGGagagttttgggattttggctAGCCGTTTGATCAGTTTGGGAAGGTTTGATGATGCTAAGTTGGTTTTGGGGGAGATGAGGAAGAGGGGGTTGAAAATGGGTGATAAGTTGAaggattttttcattttacactCGGAAGAGTAAACAcattccccattttttttgggaaaggaACACATTTTTTTCCCGACGGTCAGGACATTAGGGTCATCTTACGCGCTCGTCAACTAAGGAATTcgcaagaaattttttttcttttttgtggtcTAATGTCAAGAGATTGCCAATTTTCGAACGCTTCGTCAACTAAGGAATttgcaagaattttttttttcttttttgtggtcTAATGTCAAGAGATTGCCAATTTTCGAACGCTTCCGGTTCGAGACatctttttttccttattcttttAGTTTGCTTTTGTCATACATGAACCAGTGTGATATTGTAACATGTTTTGGAAAAATAAGAATTGAATACCACATTGAAATTTTCGTTCTTGTAAAGTTCAACCAAAATCTCAAgagttttctgttttgttttactACCATCGGCTTATGCACTACTAATAAATTCCAGCTGTAACCCCCTTTTTTTAATGCTTAACC
Proteins encoded in this region:
- the LOC131300811 gene encoding pentatricopeptide repeat-containing protein At2g40240, mitochondrial-like — its product is MRSLHKLTPKPPNPTSLFHISPRLLTTHNPNPSSAHYDDLIDAAGRNRDFATVCRLLNKRFKEGFFNTSKTFNFISTDLSLVDDLSEALRDLDRGFTRKGAYDALVARLCRLQRVDEALGVAEEMLRDKHGANACTFHPILNALSKKQKMDEAWRVVELMRANRVSPDVTAYNFLLTAYCFAGELSSAAELLMRMEEQGLGADSRTYDALVLGACRAGKVEGALVVLRRMEDDGVPALYSTHAHVISGLLKLGYYAQAVEFVVSCGGRDMALDTESFGILASRLISLGRFDDAKLVLGEMRKRGLKMGDKLKDFFILHSEE